Genomic window (Equus asinus isolate D_3611 breed Donkey chromosome 13, EquAss-T2T_v2, whole genome shotgun sequence):
CCATGAACTCCTTCTCCAAGGAATGCCAGGCTGAGAGAGGGAGCCCCTGCTGCACAGTGAGCTAGGTCCCCGAGACAAAAAGAGATGAACCAAAAGGTGGCTTTCTCCAGGCCCTGAGGTTTCACTTTTTTGCCTCTGAGGAGGAGTGGGCTCTGCTGGGGCCCTCCCTTGGTTCAGGACAAGAGCACCAGCACCCGGCTGAGCCAGGGCCATTCTCCATCAACCCCTTCAAGGCTCAGGAAGGCACCTTTCTGAAGTCCTCCAAGCAGAGGTTCCACTCAGCTCGGGGAAAGCCATCCAGCTCCCACGGGCTCTTGGCGCTCTCCAGGTCTGGGCTCCCCTCTACCAGAAGCTCCTCCATGATGCTCTTCCGTGGAAAATTCCTGGCCTCCAGTCCGGTCTTCTGGGACCTGAAAAAATCTCGGGAGTCCTCCTGCCAGGGCTGTTGGGATTCCAAGACTGGGGTCTTAAAGTTCACTGAAGACTCGACGTTCAGTGAGGGCTTCTCCAAATAGGCTGACTGGGCCATGGCAGCCCGGGCCTTGGGGCTGAGGTGCTCCTCCTCGCTCCTGGCCTCCTTGGCCTTGGAAGGCGAGATCATGTACTGGCGCCACAGCTGGTGCAGGTTTTGTACCACTTGGTGCTGGTAGTGCAGCTGCAGCAGAGGCAAGGGAAGACATGTGATGTGGCGGCCAGAGTGTGGGGTACCCAGAGCCTGAGCAGCCCGGCTCTGGTTTCCCATTCCCTCCAGGGCACGCtgatgggggaggcagggaggaaggcaTCAGGAGCGGCTGTGGCCAGAGGGGCTTCCCACTTCTCCTTCAAACTGAGCATCTCCATCTTAAAGCTTTTTTACATTTGGGCTTCCAAGTAAGACAAGGTTTGAATGAAGGAGTGTGTCAAGCTCTGTTCTCTCAAGCACCCACTTACTAGCTAAGTGATCTTGGGCCCtatcttcacctctctgggcctgtttcctccaTGTGAAATGAAGATACAAATAACACCCATCTCACAGGCCTGCTGTGAGGGGAAAGTGAATTACTCATGGAAGATGCTCAGAACAGGTCCTGGCGCATTTCAGGGTTTGCTACTGCTTTCACCCATGGCACACAGGAGGGACGGGGGCCGGCGCTGGGCCTGTACCCGAGGATTCCTATGGGAGAACAAGTCCTCCTCAGTGAGATAGGTGTCCACAGGTGACTGCACACGCTCCGGGGTCTGGATCCCCCTCAGCAGCTCCTGCAACACGCTCTCCACGATGGTGACTGCTTCATGGGCAGCCAACTTGTCCTGGGGAAAGGAAGGCGGCTCAGGCTTTCAAAACTCATGCTGCATCCTCGAGGGGAGCCATATCCCTTAGGACTTTGTGCCTTCCTAGGGGTCAAGTTGCTGCCACTGTCTGTctggcacacacacacccccctattCCAAGACTCAACACCCCCTGAATCTCTCCAGACATCCTTGTTCCCTAAAAAAGGTTGAAAGGATCCAGCGGAGGGGCCAGTTCCGGACAGGCTGCTCCCTCATGGagccaggtcacacagccagcctcTCCCCCAGATCAGGAAGAAGGGCAAGGGGCAGGGGCCACAGGATTTGGGCCCTGCTAAGAACACGGCCTGGCCACCTGGTCAGTGCCACCGAAACAGTGAAGGGACTGAGAGAGGCTGGTCCTATAGTCAGTGAGTAAAGTAGGCACGAAGCTCATCAAAGTTACCTTTGGTCACTGTAGACTCAGGCCCAGCTGACTTATGTTTGGAGGCCACAATGAGTCAAAAAGCACAGCTGCAGATGGGCAGCTGTGAACTGACTGGGGCCAGCAGGTTCCCAGCTCCCACCTCGCACTCACTCCAGGTCGCCAGCCAATTAAATTGTTCCCTCtagttttgcctggttttgaagTCTTGCCAGTTAAATAGGACTCCACCAGCGAGCACCAGACAGCACTGAACAAATATAGTGGCGGCGCGAAGGGTCATCTGTTGTGTTTGCACTCAAGTACTTCCACACAGTCTGCGTCTTAAGGCCCAGTCTCCTTTCTCTCTAACGCAGTGGGGGCCGTGTGTGGCAGACCtcccagctgcccctccccctACCTGCCCACCCATCTTTCACATCACAAAGCCCTGGGAAGAGTTGGCGGACCAAGAACAGCTGCCTGCTTGCGAAAAATTCACCCCTTAGGCTGGGAGAAACAAGACCCCTGCGGGCAGTGCCAGGAAGAACACTAGGGTGGCCTATCTGGTGTCCAAAGGGGCCAAGATCCTGACTCCCTCACCTCCAGTGACTTCCTCTCATCCTTAAAAATGTCCTGGGCCAGGGAGACGGCGTGGAGATTGACCTGCAGAAGAGCACCTCCCAACAGAGTGGGGTGGGTTCCAAACTCCCAACATTCCCTGAAGATCCCTGCGTTCAGAGACTTGAAGAAGAAGGTGAAGTTTTTAGTTTCTCCAGGCAGAATCACACctgagagggacagagacagcaGTTTTCACAAAGCAGGAGCTAGCTGAGCCCCAAGCCTGCAAGTATAACGTTAACTGAGCCCCAAGCCAGCACATATAAAGTTAACTGAGCCCTAAGCTTATGCAGACACGTGTAACTGAGCCCCAGATAGGGTGACGAACTGTCCCGGTTTTcccaggactgaggggtttccaGGGATGTGGGACTATTCgtgctaaaactgggaaagtcccaggcaaacaGGGACAGCTGGTCATCCTACCCTCAGGCCTGTGCATATAGGTCCCTGAACCCCGAGAATGCTCCCTGGTAGCTCACCTCCCTGTCTTCTTAAGAGTTCAACCGTTCCCCAACAGACATGAACAGGTAGGAGATGACACACTTCAGCATAGAAATGGGAAGGATGAGGTGGGGAAGAGGGGCTCAAACTTGCAGGAGCTGGGCATTAGCTGCACTATGGCTTCTCACAGACATTGAGGGCAGGAGCAGGTGTGCAGGGCAGCTTCTCCTAGGTACCTTCCCGATTGTCAAAGTAAAACCGCTGCATCCTCTTTCTCTTCAGGTCTTGGAAAGAGTTTGGCTGGGACCACCGCCGCCAGTCGTACCAAATGGCCACAGTGCCATTATTGACCACAGTTAGTTCCGAAGATGTTTTCTCCCCTTCTAGAGTTTCAAAGGTCATGCGGACAGCAATTCCGACATGcttctggggaaggaggaggtaCGATAAAGGTCTCTGAGGGGGGCCCCGGCCTAGGCTGACCAGCTTATCCTGGTTTGCCGGGACCTTCCTGGGTTTTGTGCTGAAAGTCCTACGTCCCGGGCCTCCAGGGCCTGGCTGCTCTCAGACAGTGTTATCATTCCCAAGGGTGGCTGTCTCTGAGGCACCATCCAcataagaagaggagacaaaCATATTTAGTATCTGATGAACATTTCTGCTCCTTAGcatctgaagaatattttagaaCATTCCTAAAGCCACACCTGTTTGAGAAGGTTTGCTTATTTACATGCTTGGGGCTAGGTACAAACTGGGTGACTTCTGACACTCTTTTCAGCCTTGTGAGTTTATTCTGGCTCAAGTTAGTGTTTCTGTTACCATTTTCAGACATGCTGAATGCACAACCAGATGAAAATGCAAATAGGAGACCGTGCAGCCTCCTCGGGACCACCACGGTCACCTTGGGATTGCCCCACGAGGGAGGCCCTCCCAGCAGGCGGGTGAGGGTGACAGTTTTACCTTGTCTTGTGGGTTCCTGCCTCTGATCCAGCACGCTGGCTTCCCACAGAACAGCAGAGAAGGGCCGAGAATAGGCATGGGGACCACATCAGGGTAACTGGCTAAGTCGTCTCTGTAAGAAAAACCAAGGACTTGTTTTCCCTGAGGCTGCCACAGTCTTGCCACATGGAGCCCATGGAGGAGGTCTGGAGAGGTGATTGGCTCTGCCCTCCAATGGAGTGTCATCAGCCCCATCGAGCTCAGCTTCGTCCTGCTCCATTCCTGTAGGTGGGAGGTTGCTGGACACACAGAGACTCTTCACGCAAAGCCATTCAGTGTGTGTGGTACTGGGAACTTGGAGGTGCCCTGTTTACCAGCAGAGGAATGTCTGGGAAATCCCCATTAGGAGCTGGTTTCTGGAAGGGAGCAGATGGCAACAGAAAAGCTAGCACAGGTGTTGGAAGGGGCTAGAGGAGGAGGTGGCAGCCACTAGAGAGAAGCTGGGATGGAGGCACCCTGATTTCAGGGAGGGAAGCCTGCCCTTCAGTACTTGTGGGTGCTGGGGAAGCCAccctctccagcctctctccctcgGGCCCAGGCCTGACTCACAAGGGCACTGTGTCTTCAGAGGAGCTTTCCTGGCTCCTTTCAAACACTGGATAGTCTTCCACTGTAACAGTCGAGAaaggctgccctctgcccactACCTCCAGGCCATCAATATCCTTAGAGGGAACCAAGAAAGGAAAGATTAGCTGACTGAAGACAGATGCCACCTTAAGGGGCTGGCTTCAGGCTGAGCACGGAGGCGTGACCAACCTGCTGGCTGAAATTCAGTTCTGCCATGAGGCTCTGCAGCTCCTTGCGTCGGTAGATGAGAAACAGACTCCGATCCCAGGTGTAGCGGTACCAGGTATTCTTCTGAGCCGGCAATCCTAGAGCAGGGTCCAAGGACACTCAGCACAGGCTGCTGCCAtgccccttccccacccactcCCAAGGGCTCTGAGAGCGcccatcccagcaccatttccgGGACAGGTGAAGATACAGCTTCCCTGTGCAGCTGGGCTCCAGTCCTCCTGCCCCACACCTACTGAGGCAGGCTCCTGCAAAATTAGCTTCCAAACCGTCACATCtttgaattataataaaaataataacagcagctCCCTTTTATTTTAACAATGGGCCAGAACCTCTTAATACGCATCATGTCTCATTTAACCCTCTCACCGTCCTGTGAATATTTCACAAGGGGGACACTGAGGGCCAGAGAGATGGAATAACTCATGAGAGTTCACCAACCCAGCACAActgggagctgaacccaggccgcctggCAGCCTTGAGAGCAGGGCCACCCAATAGAAATTTCATGCCAACCACAAATGTGAGCCACGTGtgtaacttaaaattttctagaTGCCACATTCCCTACGGTAAAAAGAAACGGGTggaattaattttagtaatatagtTTAACCCCATATATCAAAAATATTGTCAGTgtgtaatcaacataaaaattattaacaaaatctattttttcttactAATCTTTGAAGCCCAGTGTGCAGCTTATACTCACAGCACATCTAACTTCCAAGCACATTCCAGGTGCTCAGTGGCCATGGTGGCTGGCGGCAGCTGTACCGTACAGCACAGCCCTACAGCCACACTCCCACCCGCTTCTCCTACCACCTCTGTTGCTGTCTTCCCGACGAGGGGGTGGGCCCCCAGAGGGTTATGGGACTTGATCTCAGGTCGGTCTCACGCAGAGCACGCCATCCCGCCTCCCAGGACAGTCACAAGCTGCTGCTTCCTTTGCAGCCTGTTCCTCACCCATCTCTGCCTGGATGGACTGGGGCTTCCTGATGTGCATGACCGGTTCCATGAGGCCACGCTGAGTTTTTGTCTTCGTCATTACCAGACCCGTCATGTCATCTCCCAGGTACTCCAGTGGACTCCAGAACCCATTGGTCTCCTGATGGCCCTGGCAAGGAAGGATGGATGAGTCAGATCACCTGGACATCTTGGAGACAGCGTTTAGGAGAGAACACTAAGACTATTCTAATAACTCAGTACCTGTGATGTCCTTGTCCTCAAATTAACTACCAGTGACTATCATAGGCTGAATTACTTAACTGGCCAGTCCCCAAACACCCAATAATAGGACCAGTAACATAATTTAGTAAAGGCCTAGAGGGTTTTTTGCaacagagagatttttttttgtccGCTACTGTGTGCCCTAAGGCACCCATCCGTGTGTGCAGACCCCTCCTCACAGAGCACTTGCGAATGCTGTCCTTACCTTCCCATCATGTTGTGTTGGTAGCAATCGGTTAATGAGCTCTCGCTCCTCCTGGATCTGTCTATAGGTCTCCCCAGTGTGCATCAGCAGCTCGCCCACTGGCTTTTTCAGGCGTTCTAGAGAGAAAGCCAAGAATGCAGCCCCGGCACCAAATCAGAACAAACAGGGGCCCTGGCATGCTGCACTGGTCAGCCTCATCACTGGGCTGATTTCAGGACCCACTAAGAAACGCTTGGGAGTGAATAGAACAAACAGGCTCTGGACAggtagagggagagaaaaaatacaGCCGAGCCTTGATGCCAGACGGAGGCCAGGCGGGAGCCTGGTCCACCCTGCTCACCGCTGAGCGCTTCCTGCTGCTTCCTCCGCAGGGCTATGTTGCGCTGCCAGTTTTTCAGAAAGTTGTGCTGAGGAGGGGGCGCCCAGAGATGTGCCTTCTTTTCTTTGGGGGCTTTCTGCTTCGGCTCGTCTTTAGCTGAGATGAGGGTCATCAGAGAGGGTGGGGTATGTATCAGCTCAGCCAGCTGAAAAGTACAACACGAGTGTGCAGAGGATGGTGAGAAGACGCTGAACCGGGGCTGAGCAGAGATTTCGCGAGACCTAAATCCCTGCCGTCTTCCCACACTGCTGAGCTGCCCTCCTCTTCAGGACCCTAAGGTAACAAGTGACAGAACACAAATCACAGGACCCAGGGGCCTTGGAAACTGCTGTCGGTCCCCTCTCCCCTAGAATGGGAACCTTTGTCCTAAGAGTGTGGTCAACATCTCTCAGTGTGTCTGTCCTCCTCACAACTGATGTTGACACCTTCACCCGCAGGGTGACTGAGCTGTATGACCCCAGGCCTCCTTAGAACCTGACCAATCAGCGATTCTTTGCCTGGAAGCAGGGAAGTGAAGGACTGAGAGACAGAGAATGGTTCTGCATGATGGGAAAGTCGGAAAGACAGGCAGACTCTTCACGTGGCCCTGGGAGCTGTGGGAAGCACCTTCCTCCACTGTGCGGACTGAGGAGCAGAGCAGGCCAGTCttgggagaagggaaaaggaagctgATGCACAGAGGAGCAGAGGGCAATGAGGGAGTGTGGGCCCTGCGCCCTGATGCCTTTCTGGGTTCAGTCTAACCGGAGCCAGGCACGCACTCGCCTTTGGGCTCCTCGAGGCACCTCTGTATCCTTATGGTGCATTCCTGACTTCAGCTGAAGCTAGCTTAAGGTGGCTTCACTGTTTCAGGGGGAAATCACTTATCACCCCAGACTCCAGGGCCCTGAGACTGGACTGCCTTTCTAATCCCCGCCCCGCTTGACTGTGCCAGGGACTGAGATGAAATGACCACAGTGACCTCTCTCACCCAGGCAGCTCTGTGCAAACGCACCTGGATGTTCCCTCGAGAAACTGCAATTCTCTTAAAGTCCTCGAGACTCCCCAGGATGTGGTGGGGCAGGATCTGGTCACTGCCATGGAAGCTGTCACCTGGACCTGGGGggcaaaagaggaggaggaaagacaagCTGTAGCTAGCAGATGTAAACAACTCGAGGGGTTAATTTCTGATGGAGACCCTGCTTTCTTTCAAGGCTGATCCTTCAGAGACCAGCAATGCCAGGGCCAAGGCTGGGCCTACCAGAGTAGTCCAGCGGCTTTGTGGCTGCATCTGGAGTAGCAGGATGTGCTACTAAGTGGCAGATCGTCTTCCTAGAATCCTTGGGTTTGAATTTACGGATGATAAACTTCTGGGTAATGACAGGTTTATCTTCTGTTTCAATAAGGCGAGGAATGTGttgctaaaaagaaacaaaacagaggagAATTCCACTTGAGatcaggaggaggaagaaaaccaCCCATCTCCTCCGTCCTAATTCTTGGTGGAATTCCTGAAGGCTGACCAATCTGTTTCTCCAGCTCTGTCCATATGTTCTGTTGAGGAAACGCCTGTGTAACAGCATGAGACTTAGTAATGTCCTGGAGGAAAAAATAGTATCTTATGCTTCCAGACAGTTTCGCTGAGAAGCGGGTGCCTCTTCCAGGTAGCACCTGGGGTTCGGGTTCAGCAGCTTTATCCACATCTGTAACCGTGCTTCTTAAACTCACTTtcccttctgtgaaatggggatgatggCTCTGGCCTCCATAGAAAGCAAGATACCTCATCATCTCATTACCCCTGTGGTTTTTATTCGAATCTCAAAAATGTTCAAGCAAACATAGTAAATTCCTTTAGAGGCAAAAGTGCAAAGAATTTGTGTTGCATGGATTTTTCCATGGAACTAGACACTCCCTATAAGTAGGGAGGTGATGGAGACAGTGGACATGGTTGATGTTCTAGGCCACACAGGCTGGCAGGGAAACGTTCCTGCCGTAAGGCATCCCTGGACTTCATCCTTACCTTCCTCAAGTCTTCCTTCTTGATGGCCAAGGCAAGGATGTCATCTCCTTGTAGGACATTGCTAACAGGCTCAGGTTCTTCCTGAATGGGGGGCGTGGGCTGCTCAGTTACCTTTGCCCGCTTCTTATCTGAAGAGAAGCAGAAAGTTACAAGTACTTAAAAATAGATAGATATTAGACTCCATGCTGCGGGGGAGGGGCAGACTGGCCACATGGATGGACAGCAGAGGCTACCAAGGTAGCTTGGGCAGCACTTTCCTGGGGTGACAGGACTTTTCTCTTTAAGGTCCTCCTAATATCACCCCTGGCCTGCCAGTGACTGAGTCTTCCGTAGACTTCCAGAATTGAGACCAGAAGACGTTTCATTCCAGGCTGTGCTACTTAAAAGCTGGACAATCTTGGGtatgtcacttaacctctcttgACCTCAGTCTTCCCTTTTGTTAAAAAAGGAAGCTGGACTAAGCCAGTGGTTCCCAAATATTAGTCAAATGTCTGCCTCGGAATCTTCCGGGGAGATTTACAAATACAGCTTCCTGGCTCCTGCGTGGAGCTGGGCCTGGGAGCTGTATTCCTTAAACTCCCTAGGTGACTCTGATGCACAGTGGTCTGGGACAACTGGACAAGAtgccttcccagcctcctccatTGCTGGCACTGATCCTTTCTTCCGGGTGAAGGCATCGGGTTTCTTAAGACactggttaaaatgcagatgctcTGGGAGAAGCAGAACATTCACCGCTGACcatttatttcacattctttcatttaataaatactgttTAAGCATcttctatatgccaggcactctgctaggctCTAGGGACATAAGGCAGAGACTCATGCCCGTGGGACACAAGACTGTCAAACAGACTGATCTGGGGTTACTGCGGGAGCATCCGGGGGGCCCAGCCCGGGGTGTGGGGTGCTCAGGGAGGGCTTCCTAAGGAGGCGATGTTTAAACTGAGAGCTGAAGGATGAAGAGAACTTAAATGAGAGAAAGGGCATGGGGAACAGGCATTCCAAAGGGACCAGCATGAAGAGGCCTGGCGGCAAGAGAGAACGCAGCTCGCTCCTGGAACTCaaagcatgtatttttaaaatagctggAGTGTAGTGAGGTGGGAGGTAGGGGGCAGTGCCTGGAGAGGGAACTAGGAACCCTATCACGAAATGCTTAGTGAGCCGTGTGAAGGACTCGGGTCTTTACCCGGTGGGCCATGACACAGTACAGAATGGATTAGGAGGCCCCAGACTGAGGCCGAGACTGTCCAGAGTCTACTGTAGTAATGAAGTGGTTGACGATGACAGTGGCTCACAGGACTGGAGAAAAGTGCAGAGATCGGAGCCTGTGTCTCTCATGCAGCATGCTGGAGCCCGGCACTGAGAACACACGGGCAGAAGCGAGTTATTCTTCAGTGGGGACACaagccctgcctgcctccctcagaGGTGGGGTAACGGTTTCAAATGCACCTCATTTCTCTGGCTGGTATCCTCCTGTCTGCTGCCCTCTGCTTCAGAATGGGTTGATATAAGGCCCTACACAAAATCATCAAAAGAAAACCTAAGTCCTGCGTTCAGGGACTTGAAAACAGAACTTGGTTTCGTCCACTGCTTCTTACggcacttcaatttttttttttttttggaggaagattagccctgagctaacatatgtgcccatgttcctctactttatatatgagatgctgccacagcatggcttgatacatagtgctaggtccatgcccaggacctgaaccagcaaaccctgggccgctgaagcggagcacacaaacttaactgctgtgccaccaggctggccccaggacttcAATTTTTAAGAGGCAATATCACTAAAACATCAGGGCAGGTGTTTTGGTTACCAAAGGCAAACTAATTTTTAGGAAATGCCCACATAGCTGGTGGCAAAAAACCCCAAGCCAGAATCATCCCAAACATAACGCTAAATTCAGTCTGTTGGCCAGGGTGCACCTCCTCAGCCCTGGGGTCAGCAGAAACTCAGGAGCATCTGTCAGTGGGCCACATGGCTCTGcatccacacaaacacacacgggCCAAGCGGCTGGACCCCGTGTTCTGGTCCCACCCACCGCCAATGTGGACGTGCCGCCTTGGGTTTTCATTTTGACTTCCCCTCTCCCTTCTACATAGTCATCGAAGTTGGTGGCAGCCCAAGGGAGAACTGGAGCCAGTCGAAGGTctgcttttataaatattttggtactatttatattttctaggaCATCTGCTTCCTCTGTCCATCACCTTGGCTGGTTTTACACCTTCCCAAGGGATGAAACATCTCCAGATGCGTGCCTTTTGCTGGTGGGTATATAATTACCACGTGTACATTTATAAACCTTCAAGATTGCTGAAGATTTCTGAAATAGTGACACCCTGGGTCTGAGGTTTTCCTGAGAAGGTTCTCTTGAATGCGGTGCAATACATGCTGTTACCGCACACAGGGACTGGTGCGCTGTAGGTAAGAAAGTACTCCTAAAAATGATGCATCCCTTTTAAATTTCAATTCACCCTAGAGAATATTTACCAAGCACCTTCGGTGTGCTATACACTACAGAGAAGATGCTGTAAAAGGTTAAAATATAGCTCCTTCTCTTGAGGAACTGAAAAATGCAGCAGACACTAACACACACCAATCATAACGTAAGGCCTAAATTAGGGGCACAGGCAATGGGTATGGTGACACATCAAAGAGGAGGAGATGGATGTGGATCATACAGTTTAGGGCTCTAAAGGAAGGTTTGGAAGAGCCGCTGCAGGGGTCAGAGGCAGCTTCACAGGCTAAGTCAGGCCTTGAAGGACAGGAAGGCTTTGCCCAGGTGGAGCAGCAGACGGTGGTGTTCCAGGTGAGGTCACAGTCAGAGGAAAGGTGGAGGCAGGGCTGAGCCCAGCAGGTGTGAGGCACGGGGACACAGAAGGCTGTTGGGGAGGTAGGGGATGATACTGGGGACGAGAGGGAAATAGGACATGATGGCTCTGTAAAGTAAGGCTGGGCATCTGATCTTCCTCTGTTGGCAGGAAGGAGGTTCGGTCCAGGAGAGCGAGTGATGAAAGCAGCATTTCAGTGATTCATCCAAAGGGGGGAGCCTGCTGGACTGTGGGGGCAGGGGCAAGCTGGGGAGACCGGGGAGGAAGGAAGATCCTGTGGGGGTCATTTCAGGACCTGCAGGAGGACTCCACAGGGTGGAGGTATGTCTCGCTACTAAACCCACAGAGGCCCTGCTCGTTCCTGTTCTTTGGTCTGGAAACCCAGGCTGAGTGGGGCTCCTGGGGAGCCATACAGCTGGCATTTCTCCCTGGATCCTGACAGCTGTGAGTGGGTCAAAGAGGACAGCCCCCTTGCACGTGCCTGGAGAGGGAGGTAGGAGCCCTATCGCAGCAGTCAGGTGACACCCCTGCTGGAGCTAGGCCAGGCCGCTGGAAGCACTGCGCtcaggtggggggtgggggaccaCAGAGGACGAAGAAACCTGGCTTCTACTTTTCTGCTTCTTGTTTTATCTAAACGTTACTCTTTTTTAGTGTTGATTAAGGTCTTTAGGAAATTCTGACTTCAGAGTTTCGCTGGGGGAACCAAGGGAGGACTGTCCCTGCCAGGGCCGAGCTTTAATTGATGGGGGAGGGGAACCTGGTACTGCCCGGAGTCTTCCTGGTTTCTTAGCAACAAGAGTAGGGAGAAACCTGAGATTTAAAAGGGCTCAGGTCCCTAAACAGGTTTACAGTCACAatatttgtttgcctttttgCTTATCATTCAGAGACCTTGGAGAAACACAGCACAAGATTACTTTTGTTGATTAGCTATATTATACGGAGGGGGGAAAATATCATGCTACTACATTAGAGACTTCCCCTGAGATGTTTATGGGGGAAAAATATCTTGCATGCTAAACTAAacactttgtcttttttccctcctcatccCACTGCATGCTCTTAACTCAAGGGCTATATAACAAACTAAATCTcctcttattaaaaataaatacagagtgAAAATTTTTTCCTTGATTTGTTTACAGTAGAAAGTTCAAATCTGATAAGATCTCCAGAAACCAGGTGTGCAGGAGGCAGCAGCTAGGAAAGCCCTTGACTGCCCTTGGGAAAGGAGACCAgcgatttttctctttctctcttaactGTTAAAAAGTATACCATGAAACAGCATCTCAAGCCAGCCAAAATTGGACTTTTTTATACTATAAGAAGCATTAAAGAAAGCCATACTGAAAAGCGACTAAGCTCCAGGCCCTCCCAGGGCCCCTGCTGACTCCAGGCCTGCCCCTCGCCTCACCCTGAGCTTTCATCATGACTCTGAGGCTGGTCCCCTCAAAGCCTGTGCAGGCCCCTCtggctccttccctctcctccacaCTCCCCACCTCCGCCCTGGCCACCAATGTCACATAAGTCCACAGCTCCATGCCTCAGCTCATGCTGCTCCCTAGACCTggagaaccacaccactccttttgtgtgtgtgtgttgtcggCCACAGATGTCACCTTCTTCAAAAACCTTCCCCCCGAATTCTGCCATCCATGGCGTGGGTCAGGTGCTCTGAGCCCCCTTAACCTGTACGGAATGCCTGTATCGCAGCATTTATATTTGTCTGGCTAGTCCTCCAAGATTTCACCAGACTCTGAGTTTCTCGAGGGCAGGGGTCCACAGCTAACACCTTGACAGCCTTGTTGCCCAAAACACAGCCCCCACACagcaggccctcaataaatggaaacaacaaaaaaagatggaagaggaTGTTggtggaaaatgaaaacacgtccATGGGGGTCAGTCTGCTGTCAGACACCCTGGGGGTCTCCCACCTGCAACCAGAGGGTAGCTGCAGAGGCCAGGAAGCAGTCATGTCTACTGACCGTCTCCAGGTTAAACAAGCGGGACAGGTGTCATCCAGCTGGAAAGGGCATGTGGTGGGAAAAGGTCAGAACAGAACTGGCCAAGTTAGACACTTTACTTGGGTTTTTCCAGCAGGACTCTTAggtgacacccccccccccaaagaacCCCACCAAGGTTGTTGGTTTCACCACCTCAACATGTGTCTTGCTTTCTTTCCccaatttcttttcccaaagactCCAGGTCCGGGCCCTTCTAGT
Coding sequences:
- the MYCBPAP gene encoding MYCBP-associated protein isoform X1 — its product is MKSLKKESRLRIPPNRLLEAAENMKDKKRAKVTEQPTPPIQEEPEPVSNVLQGDDILALAIKKEDLRKQHIPRLIETEDKPVITQKFIIRKFKPKDSRKTICHLVAHPATPDAATKPLDYSGPGDSFHGSDQILPHHILGSLEDFKRIAVSRGNIQLAELIHTPPSLMTLISAKDEPKQKAPKEKKAHLWAPPPQHNFLKNWQRNIALRRKQQEALSERLKKPVGELLMHTGETYRQIQEERELINRLLPTQHDGKGHQETNGFWSPLEYLGDDMTGLVMTKTKTQRGLMEPVMHIRKPQSIQAEMGLPAQKNTWYRYTWDRSLFLIYRRKELQSLMAELNFSQQDIDGLEVVGRGQPFSTVTVEDYPVFERSQESSSEDTVPLDDLASYPDVVPMPILGPSLLFCGKPACWIRGRNPQDKKHVGIAVRMTFETLEGEKTSSELTVVNNGTVAIWYDWRRWSQPNSFQDLKRKRMQRFYFDNREGVILPGETKNFTFFFKSLNAGIFRECWEFGTHPTLLGGALLQVNLHAVSLAQDIFKDERKSLEDKLAAHEAVTIVESVLQELLRGIQTPERVQSPVDTYLTEEDLFSHRNPRLHYQHQVVQNLHQLWRQYMISPSKAKEARSEEEHLSPKARAAMAQSAYLEKPSLNVESSVNFKTPVLESQQPWQEDSRDFFRSQKTGLEARNFPRKSIMEELLVEGSPDLESAKSPWELDGFPRAEWNLCLEDFRKVVMALPEENQREDALIGLNKAALELCQEQRPLQSDFLYQMCLQLWRDVIDSLVSHSLWLRALLGLPEKETTYLDVPDEQDWKSPPVMEVKVAAGRVGKEDRKAAAQEKKQLGIKDKEDKKGAKLPGKEDRLNSKKHKAKDDKKPIKSLSRDRFSLEDPAPDSTTHSHEPIDPLVMEKYTQRLHTEVYGLLDTLVTDLMILADELSPMKNVGELFLCEPDPCARAAFCETG
- the MYCBPAP gene encoding MYCBP-associated protein isoform X3, with the protein product MLKKELSKLPQPKLWDKKRAKVTEQPTPPIQEEPEPVSNVLQGDDILALAIKKEDLRKQHIPRLIETEDKPVITQKFIIRKFKPKDSRKTICHLVAHPATPDAATKPLDYSGPGDSFHGSDQILPHHILGSLEDFKRIAVSRGNIQLAELIHTPPSLMTLISAKDEPKQKAPKEKKAHLWAPPPQHNFLKNWQRNIALRRKQQEALSERLKKPVGELLMHTGETYRQIQEERELINRLLPTQHDGKGHQETNGFWSPLEYLGDDMTGLVMTKTKTQRGLMEPVMHIRKPQSIQAEMGLPAQKNTWYRYTWDRSLFLIYRRKELQSLMAELNFSQQDIDGLEVVGRGQPFSTVTVEDYPVFERSQESSSEDTVPLDDLASYPDVVPMPILGPSLLFCGKPACWIRGRNPQDKKHVGIAVRMTFETLEGEKTSSELTVVNNGTVAIWYDWRRWSQPNSFQDLKRKRMQRFYFDNREGVILPGETKNFTFFFKSLNAGIFRECWEFGTHPTLLGGALLQVNLHAVSLAQDIFKDERKSLEDKLAAHEAVTIVESVLQELLRGIQTPERVQSPVDTYLTEEDLFSHRNPRLHYQHQVVQNLHQLWRQYMISPSKAKEARSEEEHLSPKARAAMAQSAYLEKPSLNVESSVNFKTPVLESQQPWQEDSRDFFRSQKTGLEARNFPRKSIMEELLVEGSPDLESAKSPWELDGFPRAEWNLCLEDFRKVVMALPEENQREDALIGLNKAALELCQEQRPLQSDFLYQMCLQLWRDVIDSLVSHSLWLRALLGLPEKETTYLDVPDEQDWKSPPVMEVKVAAGRVGKEDRKAAAQEKKQLGIKDKEDKKGAKLPGKEDRLNSKKHKAKDDKKPIKSLSRDRFSLEDPAPDSTTHSHEPIDPLVMEKYTQRLHTEVYGLLDTLVTDLMILADELSPMKNVGELFLCEPDPCARAAFCETG